CTCGCCGGACTCCGCCGCATCCCGGAGCTGCTGTTGCTGCTCCTCGTCGATCGTCGACATCACCCAGTCGGGTGGCTCCTGGCCGGACAGGACGAAGTGCAGCACGTGGAGCTGGTGCTCGGCCTCGCGGCGCTGGGCCTCGCGGCGCATGTTCACCAACGCCGGGGTCTCCATCAGGCGGGCCAGACGCTTCTGGACCTCTCGCCGCATCCCGGCGTCCCGGGTGATGACGTCGATGTAGGCCTCGGGGCTGACGCCCTGGGGCTGGCAGATCTGCTGGAGCACGCGCTCGAAGACGGGCTCGATGCCGACCGTGGCGGCGGTGGGGATCCATCCGGTGGACGAGGCCAGCGCATCAAGCGTGGAGAGGACCGTTCGGTGGATGTCCGGCCATGGGGGCGGGGGGCCTTCTTTGGAACCAATCGTCATGCCTGGGGACATCTAATCACACGGAGGCGGGGGGACACACTGGCCTACCCGTTCAGTGCGCTTGAAACCGGGTGCGGTCCGGGGCCAGATAAGGCCCCAGGTGTACTGCCAGGAGGACTCTGGGATGTCCGGTGCTTCGCGGTGGTGGGAGAGCGCGCGGGAGTGGGTGGGGAAGCTGCCCTCGGGGCTGTCCGGCCAGGTGACGGTGGACGTGGCCCGGAAGCGGGTGCGCCTGCCGCACCCCCGGGTGGAGGCCCTCGCGCGCAAGGCGCTCAAGGACGTGAAGGCGCTCTCGGTGGGCGAGTGGGCGTACGGGCCCCGGGCCTATGACGTGCGGTTGGAGGTCTCCGGCTGGAAGCTGCGCGTGGAGGTGGCCCTGGAGCGGCTGGAGCTCGCCTCGGGCCGCTACCACCTGACGTTGCTGACGCCGGGCCGGGTGGACCTGGAGGAGTCCCGGGCGGCCTCGGCGCTGGTGCAGGGCGTGCTGCGCCTGGGTGGCGGCAAGGCCGCGCTGCGCACCGTGCTGGATCAGGTGATGCCCAAGGGGCTGAGCTGGGATGGACAGCGCTTCCAGGTGTCCGGGGCGCTGCCCAAGGAGGGCGCGGTGCCGGCGCGGCTCTTCGAGTCCACCTCGCTCGTGGTGAACGCCGAGCACGACGCCGAGGGCGTGTGGCTGTCGGCCGAGGCGTGGCCCGGGTTGATGGACCTGATGCAGGCCGCGCTCAGCGTGGACCTGCCGCGCAAGCCGCCGGGTGCCTGAGCAGCCCGGCGATTCAATGCGGCCATGCCGGACGGGGGCTCAGAGGCCCACGACGGTGATGCAGTCGTCCAGGCACTGCTTCATGGTCTCGGAGCAGGTCCGGCCCTTGACGCACTGGGAGCACTCCTGCGCCTGGGCCGCGAAGTCCTTGTCCTTCTTGACCTTCTGCTCGCACGACTCGGTGCACTTGGCCACGTCGAGGCCGGAGGACACGCACTCCTGCTTCTTGTCGCACGCGACACGGCACTCGCTCTTGCAACCGGCCAGGGTCATCGCGAGGCCCAGGGCCGCCACTGCCATCACAATCCGGTTCTTCATCGACTCCTCCGATGCGGCGCATCATGCACGGAGATGAGCGCCGTGCGAAGAAACTGTGGGCCCCGCCTCAGGGCGCCTTCGCCTTGCGCGCCGGGACGAACTCCTCCCGTACGGCCTTCGCCACCAGATCCGGCGGCAGCAGGCCCTGGCCGAGGATGAAGTTGTTGAAGGCCAGGCGGTCGAACTTCGGGCCGAGGGCGAGCTCGGTCTCGGCGCGCAGCTCCAGGAGCCGGGTGTAGCCGTAGAAGTAGCTGCCGGCCTGGCCCGGGGCGCGGAAGGTGTAGCGATCCACCTCCTGACGGGCCAGGGGGGCGGAGAGTCCCACCTCCTCGGTGAGGATGCGGCTGGCCTCCTCGCGGGAGAGCTGCCCCAGGTTGAGCATGGGATCGAGCATGGCCCGCGCCGCGCGCACCAGCCGGAATTGCAGCGCGATGAACTGGCCGTCGAGGGGCTCGTAGGGAACCATCTCGGCCTCGGCGTAGAGCGCCCAGCCCTCGACGTTGACGGAGTTGAAGGCGAACAGGCTCCGCGCGAGCGGCACGCCGCGCTCGATCATGGCGGCGAACTGCAACTCATGGCCGGGGCGGCCCTCGTGGGCGGAGAGCGACCAGGCCGCGGCGCCGAAGGTGAAGTCGTCGTAGGCCTCGCCCTTTCCACCGCCACCCTTCGGGCCGCCCAGGGGGAGCACGAACTGGCCGCGCTCGCCGGTGTTGCCCACCAACTGCGGCGTTCTCAGGTGCGGCGCGGGTTGCACGGCGCTCTCCGCCTCCGAGGCTAGGCGCATCACCATCGGGCGCTTCGGGAGGTCCACCACGCGGTGCTTCGAAATCAGCCGCTCCATCTCGCCGATGACCTTCCGGTAGTGTCCCTCGATGCGCTCGCGGCCGAGTTGCTCCTTCTTCAGCGCGCGCAGCACGTCGAGGTGGCCGGTGGCCTGGAAGCCCCTGGCCTTCGCCACCAGGGGCGCCAGCATCTGCAGCTGCGCGCGGAGCTCCAGGAACTCGAACTGTGCGCGGCGCATCAACTGCTCCGGCGGAATGTCGATGCCGAACTGCTTGAGCTCGAAGGCATAGAGCTCCGGAGGGAGGCGGAAGTCCTCACGCGCCCGGGGCAGCACCACCTCGCGCTGCCAGGTGCCGTAGTCCGAGATCTGCTTCTCGAGCGCGGCCAGGGCGGGCTCGGCCCCGGAGAGCTTGTATTCCGTGAACAGGTCCCGGATGCCCTTCACATAGGTGGGCGCGTTGGAGAGCGCCTGCTCCACCTCGCGCTTCACCGGACCCAGCAGTCGAGGCTGGGACAGCCCCTCCTCGAAGCGGTCCCTGGCGAGCCCGGTCAGCGGCGTGCTGCCCGGCAGGAGGCCCGCGTAGCGCTGCAGGCGGACGAGTGCCCTGGCGCGGCGTTCCGGGGCGATGTCCTCTTCCAGCAGATCCTGCAGGCCCCGGAACATCACCTTCGGCGCATCGATCCACTGGAGGAGGTAGCGCTCGTTGAGCGTGGACCCCTCGATGGAGTCCTTCGCGGACTGGATGAGCACCTGCAGATCCTGGCGGACGTTGGGGTCCTTCTCCCCGGCGAGACGCTTCTCCAGCTCGGCCTGGGCCTGGGCCATCGCGGCGCGGGTGCGCTCGCCCACGCGCGGGCCGAGGTCGAGCACCTGCTCGTCCGAGGTGGTGACGCCGAGGGACGAGGCCTCCTCCGGGTTGAACCGCGCCAGGGTGTCCAGCAGCACCTGTGCATGGGCATTGCTGCGCTCCACCCAGCCCGTATCCCCGGTCTTCTGTTGGGCCAGTGCAGCGGAGGCGGTGATGAACAACGCCAGGCCGGCAATCCATCGTGAGTGCATGGTCCTCTCTCCCGTGCCGCCTCGTACCATCAAAGGGCGGCGGCTGGGCTACAGTCCGCCGGCACACGCCATGATGACCGCCCTGATTCTCTCCGCCTTGCTCGCGAGTACGCCTGCATCCCCCCGCCTGTCCAGGAACGACGTCCCGGGACCCCAGGCGCTCACGAAGCTGTGGGAGCAGGTCCACGCGAAGGAGCTCCCCCTGCCGCCGCTGGTGCGGCACTCCCACGTGGAGAAGCAGCTGAAGCGCCTGCGGGAGACGGCCCCCGAGCTCTTCCAACTCGAAGTGGTGGGGCAGTCGGTGGAGGGGCGCGCCCTCTACCATGTCTCGCTGGGCACCGGGCCCCGGCACGTCCTGCTCTGGTCCCAGATGCACGGCGACGAGCCGACCGCCACCACGGCCCTGCTCGACTTCCTCGAGTACCTCCGCACGCACCGCGAGGAGCCCTGGGTCGCGCGAATCCTCTCCGAGCTCACCCTCCACGCCGTGCCGATGATCAACCCCGACGGCGCCGAGCGCTACCAGCGCCGCAACGCCCAGGGCATCGACATCAATCGGGATGCGCTCGCCCTGCAGACGCCCGAGGCGCGGACCCTCAAGGCACTCCGGGACAGGCTCAAGCCCTTCATCGGCTTCAACCTGCACAACCAGAGCTGGCGCCACGCGGTGGGCAATACGGGCCGCCCGGCCTCCATCTCGCTGCTCGCGGCGGCCTTCGATGAGGCCCGGAGCGACAACCCGGGCCGGGTGCTGGCCAAGAAGGTGTGCGCGGTGATTCGCGATGCGCTGGAGCCGCTCGCGCCCGGTCAGGTGGGCCGCTACGACGACTCCTTCGAGGTGCGCGCCTTCGGCGACAACATGACGCGCTGGGGCACGCCCTCCGTCCTCATCGAGACAGGGCCCTGGCCCTCGCGCACTCCGGATGCGCCCCTGATCCAGCTCAACTTCGTCGCGCTCGCCACGGCGCTGGATGCGCTCGCGAGCGGGAAGGCCGAGAAGGCGGAGGTGGCGCGCTACGAGTCCATCCCGGAGAACGACAGCACGGGCCTCGTCTATCTCATGCTCAAGGGCGTGGGCCTGTTCGGCGCGGATGGCAAGCCCTTCACCGCGGACGTGGGCATCTCCGTCACCCGCACGGTGCGAGACAATGGCCAGGGGCCCGCGCTCGCCCTCGTGGGCAAGGTGGACGAGCTGGGCGACCTGCGCGTCCTGGGGGCCCTGGAGACCGTGGACGGAAGCGGGCTGTTCGCCGTGCCGCTGTCCGCCACGGCGAAGGAGGGCGACACCCTCCAGCTGTCCCAGCCGAAACAACACACCGTCCAGACCGGCCAGCCCGCGGAGCTGATGTTGCTCAAGCCCCTGGAGAAGGCGTCCACCTATCGCATCGAGCGCATCATCCGCTTCGAGCGCTGAGGCGGGTGGGGCACGGCGTGCGCTCGATTCGCGCACGCCGCCGGGGTGCTACGCGAGCGGCCCTACGGGTGCGTCTCGATGTAGATGTGCGAGCTGCACGTGTGATCCCCGAGGACCACGTCGTTGAAGTCGATCGGGTTGCCGCCCGAGTCCTTGGGATAGCCCGGCGCGGAAGCGGGCGGGCCCGAGTTGTACTGGATGGCGTTACCCGTGACCGTGTACGGCCCCGGGGTCGCGCTCAGGGTCAGGTTGCCGGCGCAATAAGCGGGGGCACCCGTCGGGAACGTCACCGCCAGTTGCAGGGGGGCGTTGAAGGGGAGGTTGTACTGCGCGATGAACGTCGCGCTGGAGCGCACGGTCCCGGGGCTCGTCCACAACGTCCCGCCCGAGGAGGTCTGCGAGAGCTCCAGGGTGAGCCCGGGCTCGGGGCTCGTGCCCAGCGGGTTGTAGCAATTCAGGGGGATGCCGACGAACTCGATGATGGAGCAGGACGGGGTGACCTTCTCGATGTCGGTGTTCCAGGTGCCCAGACCATCCGCGGGGTCGATGATGCCGCCCTGGCGCACGCCGGTGATCCGGAACGTCGTGGCCGTGGTGGAGAACTGGGGGCTCGCGCTCTGCTCGAGCCACAGGCCCGTGGACGGGCTGAACCGCCACATCACGGTCCGGCAGGTCGCGTTGAGCACGCAGGCCGGCATGGTGCCGCCGAGGACGGCGGGCACGGGCAGGCGCACGTTCATCGTCGCCCCGGGGGCCAGCGCGAGCGTGTTGCCCTGGCCGTCCACGGCCGACAGCGTCACCGCGCCCACGGTCTCGAGCGCCACCGTCTGGCCGAGCGCGTTGCGCGCGGTGAAGTCACCGGGCATCGTGGTGGGGCCGTGCGGCACGATGGAGAACAGCACGCCGCCCGAGGGCAGGCTGCCCGCCGCGGTGCGCAGGGTGTTGGCGAGCAGCTCCACGCGGATGCCGGAGGCGGGATCCTGGATGACCGTGTTGACCGTGGGGCTGACCTGCTGCGTGTAGGCCCTGCCGAGCACATGCACCTGATTGAGCTCGCCCGACGTCTGGAACTTGTTCACCGGACCGTAGCCGTCCTTGCGGACGTCGAGCCGGTAGCCCGCCGTCGATTCCGTCACCGAGACGGAGTACGCCCCCGTGCTGCTGGTGAGGCGGGTGACGCCATTCACCGTGACGCGGGCACTGGCGACGGGCCGGTTGTTGGCATCCAGGACGGTGCCGGAGAAGACCGCGGACAGCGCGGCGGAGCTGGCCTGGAGCTCCTCGGCGGGAAGGGGAGCGGGTCCGCTCTCGCCACAGGCGAAGCCGAACAGGACCGGGAGCAGCAGAAGTGCGGAGCGTCTCATCATGGGGTTCTCCGGGGGTGGATGAGACGCGGCGGTTGCACGGTGCGTACCAGTCCGGGCGAAGCCGTCCTCGCCGCCTTCTCGGAGAGTGTGGCCGCACCGCATCTCTCCGTCCCTGTCGACGGTGGAGCAACAGGGAGGGCACGCGGGTGTGGCCTGCGGAGTTATGGAGCACGCCGCCGAGGGGCGATATAGGAGGCGCCACGTATGGACTGGACGCCCTTCATCGTCGTCGGGTTCTTCTTCCCCTTGTTCGGCGGTCATTTCTTCTGGCAGCGGTGGATGAAGGAGGTCCGTCGCCGGAAGCTGGACGTGATGGCGGCTGCGCTCCGCCTCGAGATCTCGGAGCGGGACGTCTCCGAGACGCAGGCGCGCTACACGGGGCGTTCGCGCGGGAACCTGGTGAAGCTCCTGGTGGGGCCGCTGGGGGGCGTGGACATCCGGATCACCCTGGATGTACCGCTGCCGTCCGGGCTCGTGCTGCGCCGCCCGGGCCGCCTGGGCCGGGACATCCAGGTGGGGGTGGCCGAGCTCGACAAGGTGCTCCAGGTCCAGGGGGCCCACCCGGCGGGCATCATCCGCTTCCTGCGGGAGCCGGCGCTCCGGGCACCTCTGCGGGAGCTCTTCACGGCGCATCCCGGGGCGAGAATCGCGGGGGGAGAGCTGTACCTCCCGGCGGGCGCCCTGTGGGCGGACGAGCATCTCGCCCAGGCGGCGGAGCAGGCCTCGAAGGCCGCCCAGGCGCTCGCCGGAACCGCGCGGGCCCTGGTGTCCGGCTCGGAGCCGGCACCGGGTTGGACGGAAGCCTCGGAGGCGCTCGCGTCCACCGACTGGGTTCGGGAGACCTTCGCCCGGCGGGCGCGCATCTATCTGGTGCTCGCCGTGTCGAGCTTCCTGGCGTTGGTTCCCGCCTTCGCCGTGACGATGGTCGTTTCCTGGGACAAGACCCTCAAGTACCAGTGGTGCTGCGCGTGGGTGGCCGTGACGCTGTTCTCCTGGTGGTTCACTGCTCGCGTCACGGTGTGCCCGGCCTGCTCCGGGACACCGCGGCGTCTCGTGGAGGATGATGACAGCGACGTGTCGTTGAGCAGCCCGATGGTCTGCCGGGACTGTGGCGTCCAGCTCCAGTGAGCGTGGCGGCCCTCTGCCTCGGGCTACCGGGACCCCGGAGGGCCCCGGTGTCCCGGATGGCGCGGCTCAGGTGCGCACGAAGGCGCTCGCGTCGGGGAGCCCGCTGCCCGAGGTGTCGACACCCATGGCGGTCAGGACGCCCGAGAAGATGTCCGGCTCGTTCGTCGTCAGCTTGCCGGGCTCGGGCGCTCCGGTGCGCGGGTCGAAGCCGTAGGTCAGCCCCGTGAGCGGGTCCATGCCTCCCAGCACCGTGTTGCCCTTGAGCATCGGGGACATCATCAGGAAGCCGTTGTTGAGGTCATGCCCGGAGCTGAACTCCACGGCGTCGTTGGGCCGATTGCGCGTGCGGCCGAACTCGGTCGCCACGTAGATCAACGTGCGGTCCCACATGCTCTCGCCGCTCGTCTCATCGAAGGGCTCGGCCTTGAGCAGATCGACGAGCTTGTCCACCACGCCCAGCACCCGCGACCACATGAAGGCCTGGCCGGAGCGGTGCTCGGTGTGGCTGAAGTCGAAGGCCAGGGGCGGGCTGGCGATGAATTGCTCGCGCGTGCTGCCCACCGCCACGTTGAAGGACGGGCCGAGCGTCACCGTCACCGACACCCGGTACTTGAGCAGCAGGAAGGCCAGGGCCGCCTGGCTCTGCACGGGGTCCGTCAGGTAGTCCGGGAAGAGCGCGCGCAGCCGATCCCCATCGGGAGAGCTGGACAGGCCGTACTCGGAGAGCGGCAGCGTGGGCGGCTGGTTGGGCAGCACGTTGAGGCGGTTGATGAGCTCCCTCGCCTCCAGCGACGGCTGCCCCACGATGCGCTGCTCGTTCCAGCGCTGGAGCGCCGGCGCGTTCTCGAAGGTCTTCCCGAAGACGGACCGGGAGTCGAGCGTGTTGCGCGTGCGCCGGGCCAGCTCCACCACGTCGCGCGGGGGCGCGTCCTTGATGCCCTTGCTGCCATCGAGGCCCAGTGGCCAGAGCGAGGCATTGCTGACCACCTCACCGTAGCAGTACGAGGGCAGCGAGTGGTCGGTGCCGCGCTCGGAGTAGCCGCCCATGGCCATGTTGACGTTGGGAATGGGGAAGCCCGCGCCGTACTGGAGGGCCACGCACTCCTGCAACGTGCGGCCGCGCCAGGCGGCGTTGCCGGTGAGGCTGCGCTTCTGCGCGATGACGTGGTTCACCGAGGTGCCCACCGAGGTGGCCACCAGCATGGAGTCCTTGTGCTTGCGCACGAAGGGGAGCTGATCCGTGTTCACCGCCTGGGGGATGTTGCCCAGCCGGGGGCTGCTCACCTTCACGGCGCGGAACGGGGAGCCGTCCACGCCCTGCACCTGCTCATCGGCGAAGGTGTTGAGCTTCGAGGCGTTGGCACCGGCCTCCGAGGCGCGCACGGCCAGGAAGCTGTCGACGATGGAGGCGCCACCGGCGGCGCCGATCACGATGAGGAAGCGGGGCTTGCCATCGAGACGGTCACGGCGCACGCCGCCGAGCCGCTCGAGGGCCTCGGGTGTCGTGAGCGCATCACGGCAGCCCGACAACAGGGGTCCCAGGGTCGCGGAGCCCGCCGCGCACAGCGACAGCGCCTTCAACATCTCCCGGCGAGAGAGCCGGCCATTGTTGCGGAGTGACATGGCGTTTCCCTTTAGAAGAAGACGGACTCGGCGGAAGAGAGGACGGCGAAGCAGGCGGCCTTCATCCAGTCGCGGCCGGGCGCGGTGCTGCCCGTGGACTCGATGTCGGTGGCCAGTTGCACCAACGTTCCCACCTCGGCCTCCGTGGGGTCTCGCAGCAGGGCGCGCTGGTAGAGCGCGGTGATGGCGTTCTTCACCGGCTCCCCCTCGCGGCTCGCCAGGCGCCCCTGGGCGTCCAGCGCGATGCCCCCGAAGATGACGGCCGAGGAGGGGGTGGTGACGTCGAGCGTGACACGCTGGCCACAGGCCGCCAGCGCCACGCGGTCGACGGCGATGGGGGTGGTGGCGCCGGTGAAGGGCAGAGGCTCGTAGAAGCCCAGGCCGTAGGGCTCGACGCCGCCCAGGGCCACGGTGTGCACGGAGGTGGTGCAGGGGTACTGGCCCAGCTCGTTGCACACCTGCTCGACGGGCAGCGACAGCGCCGTCGCGAAGTCGAGCGCCAGCCGCTCAGGCCCCTTGAAGCGCAGGTTGTTGCGCGAGGAGCGGGTCACCTCCGGGGGAGTCCCGGAGTCGCCGGGAGGAGGCGTGCCGGCGTCCGGCCCGGAGGGGGTGGGCGACGGGCAGGCGGTGAGGGTGCAGGCAGCGGACAGGAGCAACACGCGAAGAGAGTCAGGGCGCACCGTAGGCCTCCGTGCGGATCAGATCGTGAAGCATGCGCTGCACGCGGTAGCCGTGCGTGCCCTTGAAGCGCTGCCAGGTGGAGACGAACTCGGCCTGCTCCTCGGGCTTGGGGGCGTGGCCGATGAGCAGCTTCCAGTAGTCGGTGACGGTGGCGATGGCGAAGGCGTCGCTGTTGGCGCCCACCTGTGCCCACTCCACGAGGTCCGCCACCGGCTTGCCGAGGAGGTAGCCGGACTCGGGGACCTGGGTGATGTCCGGCGCGACGTCACTGAAGTACGTCTCGAGGCGGCTGGGGACGTAGCGGGCCGAGGTGGCGCGGGCCGTGAGGGAGAGGCCCTGGTAGTTGCGGAAGGGGTAGCTCAGCGGATCCAGCGTCGCGTGGCAGGCGGCGCAGGTCGGCGCCGTCACGCCCTTGGCGTCGTAGTCGCGGGGCTCGCCGGGGATGCTGTAGAGGCCCTCCTGTTTGGCGATGTCGAGGCCGAGGTACGCGCGGTAGGCCTGCGACGCGGCGTTGCGGGGCAGGGCGGTGAACATCACGAAGTAGATGAGGCTCCACGAGGAGGTGATGTTGCCCGCGCGGTGCGCCTCATCGACGAACTGTGTCGGCAGCGTCGTGGCGATCGAGTAGCGCGTGGGGTTGGTCTCCCGGCGCACGAAGTACTTCGCCGTCATCACCTCGCGCGCGTCGTGGTCGTCGAGCTGCGACCAGGCGAAGAGGTTGTAGTCGTCATAGTAGTCGGCGAGGGGAATGGCGCCCTTGTCCTCTCCGGCCTTGAGCGAGCCCACCGGGCGGATCTTCGGGTGGGCCAGCTTCCACAGCTGCCCGTTCTTGCCACGCCAGAACTCGCTGGTGGTGCAGCGGTCGAGCTCGGCGTCGAGTCGCGAGCGCTGCTCATCGGCGTTCAGCGCGGCGAACTCCTTGAGCTGCGCATAGGTGGGGGATTTGCCGCAGAAGTCGAGCAGCACGCGCCGGTAGGCGAAGCGTGTGTCATAGCGGCACACGTCGTACTGGGGGTTGTGGGGGTTGGAGCCCGCCACGCAGCCCCCCGTCTCGGCCGGAACGCTGTTGGGGTCGGCCGGCTGGGTGCCGCGCTGGTGCTCCACGAGGTTCGACGCGCCGTCGCCATCGGCGTCCTGAGCCTCGACGGCCCTCAGGGCCGTTGGAAGTGCGTACATGAAGTCCGCGTCGGACAGCGGGCGCGGCGCACCGGGAGCCAACTGGGCCTCGAGCGCGGTGCCGAAGGCATTCCGCTGCGGCGGCGCGACATGGCAGTAGGTACAGGCCGGCTGCTGTCCGGTGCACGCGGGCGCCGTGGGGTAGGTGGCGCAGAACACATTGCCCGCGGGTGGCTTGGCCAACGCCTCCCCCGACAGACACAGGGCGGCCCCCAGAATGAGTCGTCGAAGCACCTGACCTCCTTGTGATGGGATTACTCAGGACAGATACGAATACCTGAATAGACTTGAACTGGAAAGTCTCGTCAGCATGCGTTCAAAAGCACACATGCACCCCGGGCAAACAGCCAGGTCTCGCTCGGTTTTTGAGAAATCGGTCGCGCCTTCCAGCGTCCCAATATCTTTTGAGAGGGGGTGGAGCCAGGCTCGCCCGAGCCTGTCAAGCGACGGTTCAGTAAAACCAGACAAGAAGACGGGCAGCCCAGGTGGGGCCGCCCGTCTTTGTTTTCACCACTTCATGCCTTGATATAGCGCTCGAACACGAAGCCGAAATCCTTCACCCAATACTTCTGCTGCGCGCCGGTGAACCAGGCGAAGGCTGCCTGATTGAGCTCCTTGAACGACTCCACGATAGGCGTGGAACCCGCCTGGCCACGGCCGAGGGTGGTGGAGGCGACCTCGATGCTGGCCTTGGCATGGCCGAGCGCCACTTCGTTCTCGTGCATCAGCTCGGAGATGCGGAACAGCGCCTTGTAGAGGTCCTTGACCTGCTCGAGGTGCTTCTTGTGCACGTCGATCGAGAAGTCATTGGCGCCCAGGCGGAACTTGATCTCCACGTCCATGTCGATGTTGCCAGCGG
The sequence above is drawn from the Archangium gephyra genome and encodes:
- a CDS encoding TraR/DksA family transcriptional regulator, with translation MTIGSKEGPPPPWPDIHRTVLSTLDALASSTGWIPTAATVGIEPVFERVLQQICQPQGVSPEAYIDVITRDAGMRREVQKRLARLMETPALVNMRREAQRREAEHQLHVLHFVLSGQEPPDWVMSTIDEEQQQQLRDAAESGEERDPVLLPRVQRALRKLAADPTTYGQCEDCGTTILLERLQLVPWAECCAACQRKREGVPDVAPEPEVAVTYF
- a CDS encoding DUF885 domain-containing protein, translating into MHSRWIAGLALFITASAALAQQKTGDTGWVERSNAHAQVLLDTLARFNPEEASSLGVTTSDEQVLDLGPRVGERTRAAMAQAQAELEKRLAGEKDPNVRQDLQVLIQSAKDSIEGSTLNERYLLQWIDAPKVMFRGLQDLLEEDIAPERRARALVRLQRYAGLLPGSTPLTGLARDRFEEGLSQPRLLGPVKREVEQALSNAPTYVKGIRDLFTEYKLSGAEPALAALEKQISDYGTWQREVVLPRAREDFRLPPELYAFELKQFGIDIPPEQLMRRAQFEFLELRAQLQMLAPLVAKARGFQATGHLDVLRALKKEQLGRERIEGHYRKVIGEMERLISKHRVVDLPKRPMVMRLASEAESAVQPAPHLRTPQLVGNTGERGQFVLPLGGPKGGGGKGEAYDDFTFGAAAWSLSAHEGRPGHELQFAAMIERGVPLARSLFAFNSVNVEGWALYAEAEMVPYEPLDGQFIALQFRLVRAARAMLDPMLNLGQLSREEASRILTEEVGLSAPLARQEVDRYTFRAPGQAGSYFYGYTRLLELRAETELALGPKFDRLAFNNFILGQGLLPPDLVAKAVREEFVPARKAKAP
- a CDS encoding M14 family metallopeptidase → MMTALILSALLASTPASPRLSRNDVPGPQALTKLWEQVHAKELPLPPLVRHSHVEKQLKRLRETAPELFQLEVVGQSVEGRALYHVSLGTGPRHVLLWSQMHGDEPTATTALLDFLEYLRTHREEPWVARILSELTLHAVPMINPDGAERYQRRNAQGIDINRDALALQTPEARTLKALRDRLKPFIGFNLHNQSWRHAVGNTGRPASISLLAAAFDEARSDNPGRVLAKKVCAVIRDALEPLAPGQVGRYDDSFEVRAFGDNMTRWGTPSVLIETGPWPSRTPDAPLIQLNFVALATALDALASGKAEKAEVARYESIPENDSTGLVYLMLKGVGLFGADGKPFTADVGISVTRTVRDNGQGPALALVGKVDELGDLRVLGALETVDGSGLFAVPLSATAKEGDTLQLSQPKQHTVQTGQPAELMLLKPLEKASTYRIERIIRFER
- a CDS encoding PH domain-containing protein → MFGKIAADALGLSDIGSVIAPADYDKVDADDYVMHEDQEKIYFLIKSKSDEYCFTNKALIHLDGTSAASKKRMLRRYNYSSNPISHVLLETAGNIDMDVEIKFRLGANDFSIDVHKKHLEQVKDLYKALFRISELMHENEVALGHAKASIEVASTTLGRGQAGSTPIVESFKELNQAAFAWFTGAQQKYWVKDFGFVFERYIKA